Within Paenibacillus sp. RUD330, the genomic segment GAAGTATTTCTGCAGGAATGGATACACGCACACGATCGGCGCGGTCGTGACGACCATCGTCGCCAGCTTCAGCGACTGGCTGGTCACGGTCTGCGTGACGCCGCTCGGCATCGCTCCCAGCATCTGGTTGGAGCTGGATTGGGCGACGACGCGATACAGGAACGTCTGAATCGGCTGCAGGTCCATGTTGTTCATGTAGATCATTCCGGTAAAATAATCGTTCCATTGATAAACCCCGTGGAACAGTGCGATCGTGACGACGACAGGCATCGAGACCGGAATGACGACCCGGAAGAAGATCGTGAAGTCGTTGGCTCCGTCCATCTTGGCCGCCTCCTCCAGTCCGGCCGGAATTTCCCGGAAGAAGCTGAGGAAGATGATGAGGTCGAAAAAGCTGAACGCTGCCGGAATGATGTAGACAAGGAAGTTGTCCAGCATGTGGAGATCGCGGATCAGCAGGTAGTACGGAATCAGGCCGCCTCCGAAGAACATCGTGATCGTGCCGATGATCATGTAGATATTGCGGCCGATCAGCTCCCTTCGGCTCACGGCGTAGGCGACCATCGCCGTGAACAGGACGTGGACGGGAACCCCGATCAGCGTCTTGGCCACCGTGACGCCCATGGCGGTCATGATGCCTTGGCTGCGGAAGACCGCTCCGAAGCTGTCCAGGCTGAACTGCCGCGGCCACCAGTAGATGCCTCCTCGCATCGCGTCCGCCCCGTCGTTGAAAGCATTGACGAGGACGTACCAAATGGGATAGAGCGTCAGGAAGCAAATGACGAGCATCAGGAAACCGTTGACGATGCCGAAGGCCGTTTCGCCGGGGGTTTGCCTTTTGAGGGTAAACATGGTTGGCACGGACCTCCTTTAGAACAGCGAGTTGTTGTTGAGCTTCTTGGTGACGAAGTTCGCCCCGACGAGCAGAATGAGAGCGATGACGGACTTGATCAGGT encodes:
- a CDS encoding carbohydrate ABC transporter permease, translating into MFTLKRQTPGETAFGIVNGFLMLVICFLTLYPIWYVLVNAFNDGADAMRGGIYWWPRQFSLDSFGAVFRSQGIMTAMGVTVAKTLIGVPVHVLFTAMVAYAVSRRELIGRNIYMIIGTITMFFGGGLIPYYLLIRDLHMLDNFLVYIIPAAFSFFDLIIFLSFFREIPAGLEEAAKMDGANDFTIFFRVVIPVSMPVVVTIALFHGVYQWNDYFTGMIYMNNMDLQPIQTFLYRVVAQSSSNQMLGAMPSGVTQTVTSQSLKLATMVVTTAPIVCVYPFLQKYFVKGFMVGSIKG